TGGATCGCGGATTGGGTCACCCTTTACAGGAGCAATGTGTGTCCTTGCTAGGCACCGACGCTCGTCTACTCTCCTTGCACGATACATGTCTCGCTGTTTGCCTGACATGTGTCCTCCTTTTATTGCATGCACAAGCATTTCTTTAGATTTCgattagatttttaatttccttttattttatatggatTTTCGTAACTTTTCCTAACCTAACTTGAATCAACATAAAATTTGTTCTCACCTTGGTAGAATTACTCAATAGTCAACTTCGAAGTTTAGTTAATGCCAaacttcacttttttttattcaagtCGGTGAAATtatcctcgttggcataccGCCCAGTGTCAGGCTTtggatactatttgtaatagtctaagtccaccgttaacaaatattgtccgttttggctcattacatatcgttgtcagcctcacagttttaaaacgcgtctgtacGGGAAAcgattccacacccttataaggaatgctttgttcctctctctacccgatgtgggatctcagaatcTACCCCTTGGGAGCCTAGTATCTTCGTCGGCACACCGCCGAGTGTttggctttaataccatttgtaacagcccaagcccaccactagcagatagtGTCTGCTTTgccccgttacgtatcgtcgttagtctcacagttttaaaacgcatctactcggaaaaggtttccacatacttataagaaatgtttcgttcccctcttcaaccaacatGGAATCTCACGTCCCATTTTGACTTTATTTggattaagtttttttttagattattgtAGNtgactaaatttataatttaataaatccaCGTGTGCAGAAAGTATAGATCCATCCACAGGCAATTCCAACCCCTCTTCTGGCGGGTTTATTCATCTCTCACAGGATCTGCCATTTCCACAAACCTCTGTGCgcttcactctctctctctctctgtccaTCGCCATGGCCGAACCCACTGACCAACCTccctctccttcttcttcctccgcCACAATGCCACCAAATGATCCAATCTCTCTGATCCGTCCCCGCCGCGAGCCCTTCGAATATGGCCTCCTCCCCATTCCCAAGCTCGTCTTCTCCGACCCCGTCCAAACCCTAATCCCGCTCAAGGACAAGCTCCTCCTCCACTCATCCCCTTCCCACCGTATCAACTCCGCTGCCATTTCCGAATCGCTGCAGATCTCCCTTGACCATGCTCGCCTTGTCCTCGACACCATCGCTTCCGTTCTCCACTCCCCCTCCGACCCCCTCCTCAATGCTTCCCCTGATGAGATTGACTCTGTTGGCGTTGATGTTCATGATCTCATCCTCTTCTTGTATATTCATTCCTACAAGAGGCTGCTCCCGAGATCGCATAAGgatgctgctgctgttgcCGATGTCTGGCCTTCTACTTCTGCTTTTGATGGCTACTTGTCTGCCCTTTCGCCCTTGCAGgtcgatttttcttttttcttggatttttttttctttctacgTTTTTTCACATCTGCTNCAATTATGCTGCTCTCGGGTTTTGGTGTTTATGTGGATCTTGGGGTGAAGTGGCTTGTTTTGGTTTGCTCGTTGGTGTGTTTTTCTTGGGGTTGCTGATTGTTGAATGGGTGTTGATGAATTCGTTGGTGAGTTTCAATTGTTTATTCAATATGAGGATTTGTTCTTTCGTTTTTTGTAGTTTCTGCATTTGTATTGCCGAGTTTTGTGAATGAGGGTAACTANTGCTTTgccccgttacgtatcgtcgttagtctcacagttttaaaacgcatctactcggaaaaggtttccacatacttataagaaatgtttcgttcccctcttcaaccaacatGGAATCTCACGTCCCATTTTGACTTTATTTggattaagtttttttttagattattgtagaattattaaataaatagacaaaaaaaaaaaaaaaaaaaaaaaNACTAATTCCATATAATGCGAAACTAAATTGTTATGTGGTGAGAATTAAGAGCTTCAGTTTAGTGGATGAACATTCTATTTTATAATCTCGGAGTACGTAGGACTGTCAATTATGAATTACCTGGTTTGTTTGATGCTCAGTAACAATGATTTGGGAAATAACAGATAAGAATTGTTTTCTTACTGGACCTCATTTTTTCAGTCGGCTTAGGTCTCATGTTTAACTAGTTGGCTGGACAAAGAATTCATCGCTTGCTTTCAACCATTGATGGTCCATCAAGTAGACCTTGTTTTGGCTTTCATGATCCATGGGCTTTAATTTTTCGACAATGACACTGATGTTTTCTTGTGATTAATGTTTCTCTGGACAGGGCTCTGTTAGTATCATTTGTTTGTCTTAGTTCTGCAGAGTTTTTCTTGTTGACATTAGTACTTCTGCATTGTAGAAATATTgcttcctctctctttctatgCATACGAGCAGGTGTTTAGATATGGAAGTAACAGAGGAAGTTGATTGTTCACTTTTATATGCTTTACCATTCAGGTTCATCGTACCTGCACGTTGTTGTGAATTATCTCTTTATTTCTGTATGGCAGTAATGTTTACATCAATCACTTTATTATCAGCTTACTGCTGAAGTTAGctcaaatttcttcttccatcacACTGCAGCTTGTGCGCAGCAATAGCCGTCGGCTCATGCCATCGCAGGCTGATGAAGAGGCTCACCAATTATCATATTTACAAAAGCACATTAGCAACATTCTCTCTCTATTGGCAGAGACTGTGGAGGGGGAAGGCGAGGAACTTTTGGTTAGTAATTTTTGCCTACTACTCTATTTAGCTTTTATCTACTTCTTCTTTCAATGTTTTTCCTTTGTTGTTCTTTAAAAGGAGAAATCAACTATGATGAAGCaggagaaattagaaaaataaatactgGTGTTTGATAATGAAAAATTCATTGTAACGCTTCGCATGCAATGTAGTTTACTGTATGTCTTGGTTTTCATCCAATTTCCTCTAATGAGCACAGAACTGTATTGTAATATGTAAGCTGTCTCTAAATTGAAGGAGTATGGTAATCTAATTGTTTCACAatgcagttttttttttttttactgctatggcattatgataaaaaaatataatcttttgTTCCCTCTGCAGACATGCATGTAATATGCCGCTCTTTCTTGAGTGGCCTCATCAATACAGTAACTTGGTCTTAGCTCACGCACTTGTGAGCCGGAAAGACTGCTGTAATTTTTAGTTGGGTTATCCTAGGATTTCTCAATTCTCAGCAAAATTCTGAAGTGTATACTTTGGGGGAAATACGGTGTTGAAACTATGCTGAAGCTTAACTATATCAAGTATTAATTGGATTTTTGGTTGTACTGTGACTATCAATATTTTTGTACTTGTCCTCCTGTGTATTATTTGCAGTTTGCTTCCTTATAGGTTCTAAGGTACTTTAGAGCTGATTCCAACTGATTTAGACGATGATATATACACTAGAATTCATACCAAATAAGCTTCACTATTTGCAGGCTTGTCCAGTTGTGATGCATTCTTGTTTACTAGTCGTTTTCTCACTACTAATCTTAGAAGATCTGTACCGTGGTgaagatttcttttttttttttttttttttttttttttttNCTGTTCATTATGGTTGGTTTGACTTGAAAATAATCTACCATAATGAACTTCTGCTTTTATTTACAAGATTCAGAATATCTTGTTCTTTGCTAACTGCATGCAATGTCATAGGTTTTATCTGTGGACAGATTTGAGCACCTTGgatttttggttcaatttggTGATAAGGGTTCTGATGGAATTCAACTGAGCCAACATGCTCCATTTTTTGCTAACTCAGATCCTGATATGCCTGCCGCTCCTGTGCCAGCAGCTCAAGTGTTGGACTGGATTCTGCAGAACATTGCTTCTGCCTTGGAACAAATTTCTGAGAGAGCTTCTCTTAAAGAAAATGGACCATCTGACCCAGATATTGCTATGGCTGATGCATCCACGAGTTCAGTCAATAAGACTAGCTTCACCAGGGGTCCTAGTTATATTGAGGGAATTTCTAAGTCCTCGCTTGTGAAGCAAGCATCTGATCTCAAAGGTTCTTCTGTGAAGGTTTGTCATCATTTTGTTGCTACTGTATAGTAATAATCTGCTGTGATTCTAAATAGAAGCTTAGTTTCTGCATTGCAAggttatcattttatttttcttaagtATTGATCCTGAATCTGTTGTGTCTTTTGCTTTTGAGCGTATGGATTATGATTTGTTCAACAAGTGAATTCAGAATCTGGCCAAAATTTGCCCaatttacatttaattgaAATCAAGGTATTTATGATGTTGGAAATGATTGAAGCAAAATTTATTTCTGACCCTAACCTCATGGAGGCAATGAAAGATAGAGTAGAAGGAAAAGATCTTGAAGTTGGTcatgttaatattttgtttttacctAGGAGTTGTCTCCGGATTTGATATCAGTTGTAAGTTTTAGCTATATGTTAAgtgctttttctttcatctattTCTTTATGGTCATAAAAAATCCAACTACCATGGGGTTATCCCAATGGTCAATTAGAGTCATGAGAATAATAAATGGCTTAAAGGGTATGAGTTTAAACCAAAGTGGTCACTTATGATTTAATATGCTATGAGCTTTTTTTAGTAACGCAATATGGTGGGGTCGATGTTTTTCTTGTGAGAATAGTCAAATTGTGCGCAAGGGGGCCTGGACACcctcaaatatatatataaaacatcaAACACCCTTGGGGTTTCTTCACAAGTTCTTGTGACTAATTTGTAGCTTACCTGAATGAGCTAGTCTCTATCTTTGTTGTTTTGAAGTAATATGCCAATcatctttatttgttttacaCATGATTGAGAATGATTGTTTGACATCATTTGGTCCTGCCTATTTGAGTATGAAGTTCAGTTTGATCCAATAGAGTTGTGCATCTTCTTATCTGTCAAGTGCTTTGTGAAATTGGACATTATTTCTTAAGTTTGATTCAATAGAGTTATGCTTCTTCTTAATTGTTGAGTGCTTTGTGAAATTGGACattatgttttaatattttatttgtggcTGCAGGTGCTTAACTGTCACGAATCTGTCATTTACATATTAGCACCTCTGAGATATGCCACAATATACGGGTGTTCTGATACTACCATTGTTCTTGGAGCGGTTGGAAAggtaataattaataataataattgcatTTTGCTAATGGCTGCTGTTTGTTGATTGTGTATGCAATATTTTAGGTGGAGAGCTATACATTGTTTTCATTAATGGAACAGGAaccaaatatattttgttggtttGAATTTGCTTATGTTCTTGGTGAGTAGTGTGCGTATGACATTTAGCTTCTATTTAGGGTGAATTTGACCTAACTTCTGTGCAAAGAAGGGAACTTACTTtttctctacaatggtatgatattgttcactttgtgCGTAAGCCCTcgtcattttgtttttggtttcacTCAAAAGGTCTAATTATATTCACTTATATTCCATGAATCTCTCATTTCTCTAGTTAATGTGAGGTTTTATTTGCGCTCTTTACAATCCTCCCTTTGATCAAAGTACCACTTGAGTGTCCTCTTGAGTAGTCAGTCATCTGTTTACTTTTATCTTGTAACAAGAGCTTTATCTTATCAAGGCCAATGCCACATCCAGATAGAGCACAACCATGGATTTCATTATGGGATATACTTTGGTGTTGATCACTATTGAACTCTTGATCTTGTTCGACTAACAAAGATATACCCCTCTATCAGTTAACCAAACTTGATAAGGCTACTTTTCATCTTTCTATCATCAAGGAAACCTTTAGTTGATATTAATCATAAAGGACATAATGATGCACACTTGGAAGagtaattaaaagattaaggaATGTGGATGGGATATTTTATGAGAGGATCGGGATTTGAAGTGTTCAAAATAGTATTATCCATCATTCTTATGTTATCTTTTGGTTCACTTTTCCATGACGGGATCTTTCGGCACTATTTTTATTGTTCATCTCCATGAACCACGACAAAAAAATCCAACCTTGTGTTGTAGTTTACactatttatttcatttattaataaaattgtttcccttatattaaaaaaacccaGTCTCTTAAACatgttatgtttctttttcaggCTGTAAGAGTGGAACATTGTGAGCGAGTTCATTTAGTTACAGTTTCGAAAAGAGTCTGCATTGCAAACTGTCGAGagtgtttgttctttttgggggTAAATCAACGACCGCTGATAGTTGGTGATAATCATAAGTTGCAGGCGAGTTGTTATTTAATCTTGTTCATTAGAAATTAGGATTGccttatattttcattaaattggaaatttgaaatCCCATTGCAGGTGGCACCGTATAATACATTTTACCCTCAATTGGGAGACCACATGAGTGAAGTTGGCCTTGAAGCAGCTTTGAACAGATGGGATGAACCACTTGCCCTTGGAGTGGTAGATCCACATGATTCATTATCTCATCCTGCAGGTGTCTCTGATGTACAAACTGAGTCTGCTACGTGTCTGGATCCTGATCAGTTCACAAATTTTTTGGTAGGCTTTTCtgcaagtatttttttttaattttttatgcaaTCGTTTATTGGAATtgtcttatatatatatatatatatatatatatatatatatatatataaagaaccAAActtacattaaaaaagaaatggaaagaaaatacatGAGCATCCATAAAAAACCAAATCCACAAAAAGGACCGTACTAAAGAAAGGGATTCCAATCATGTAAAATATGACCtacaaaataattgtaaaacaACTTCATCAACGGTATCTAAAGAGAAGAGACTAGACAACACTAGTGTTCCTCTCATCCTCTAAAAGTACTGTATATCAATGGATTGGATATAATTAAGTGATGGCtcttttatggatattttggTATGAAAGAAACATGGCATGCTTCATTGAAGTGGCTCGTCTTTAGGATTTTTAGGATCAATTTTTGGTGCTCTCTTCATCATGTTgacttttgtaatttattgtTTGATGCAAATATATACCAATTGGGAGTCCTTTTTGTTGTCCCCTTGGCTGACTGTGGATATCTCATCTCCTTTTTTGtatttcctctttcttttgattaattaaatcatgTGTTTCCTATCATTAAAAAACAGCCAGAATAcaaagattttgttttcacCTTATGACGCAGCCACTAGAGTTAGTAagttaagattcaaatttgtatTGCCTAGTTTACgggttttaatttcatttctggCACGTGGATTTCTGCACTCTTTTGTATGGATGGAAAAGATTgtttacattttgttttgtggtGCTCTATCATCTATTGCAGATTCCGAACTGGGTTTCTGGTGAATTTCTTGGATCTACT
This sequence is a window from Cucurbita pepo subsp. pepo cultivar mu-cu-16 chromosome LG19, ASM280686v2, whole genome shotgun sequence. Protein-coding genes within it:
- the LOC111781147 gene encoding TBCC domain-containing protein 1-like isoform X1, with the translated sequence MAEPTDQPPSPSSSSATMPPNDPISLIRPRREPFEYGLLPIPKLVFSDPVQTLIPLKDKLLLHSSPSHRINSAAISESLQISLDHARLVLDTIASVLHSPSDPLLNASPDEIDSVGVDVHDLILFLYIHSYKRLLPRSHKDAAAVADVWPSTSAFDGYLSALSPLQLVRSNSRRLMPSQADEEAHQLSYLQKHISNILSLLAETVEGEGEELLVLSVDRFEHLGFLVQFGDKGSDGIQLSQHAPFFANSDPDMPAAPVPAAQVLDWILQNIASALEQISERASLKENGPSDPDIAMADASTSSVNKTSFTRGPSYIEGISKSSLVKQASDLKGSSVKVLNCHESVIYILAPLRYATIYGCSDTTIVLGAVGKAVRVEHCERVHLVTVSKRVCIANCRECLFFLGVNQRPLIVGDNHKLQVAPYNTFYPQLGDHMSEVGLEAALNRWDEPLALGVVDPHDSLSHPAGVSDVQTESATCLDPDQFTNFLIPNWVSGEFLGSTHCNPFPLPEAYSASLERNQKTLEEVNQILRETPLEENRKRELSSALHVYFKDWLYASGNIRQLYCLQGE
- the LOC111781147 gene encoding TBCC domain-containing protein 1-like isoform X2, whose translation is MAEPTDQPPSPSSSSATMPPNDPISLIRPRREPFEYGLLPIPKLVFSDPVQTLIPLKDKLLLHSSPSHRINSAAISESLQISLDHARLVLDTIASVLHSPSDPLLNASPDEIDSVGVDVHDLILFLYIHSYKRLLPRSHKDAAAVADVWPSTSAFDGYLSALSPLQLVRSNSRRLMPSQADEEAHQLSYLQKHISNILSLLAETVEGEGEELLVLSVDRFEHLGFLVQFGDKGSDGIQLSQHAPFFANSDPDMPAAPVPAAQVLDWILQNIASALEQISERASLKENGPSDPDIAMADASTSSVNKTSFTRGPSYIEGISKSSLVKQASDLKGSSVKVLNCHESVIYILAPLRYATIYGCSDTTIVLGAVGKAVRVEHCERVHLVTVSKRVCIANCRECLFFLGVNQRPLIVGDNHKLQVAPYNTFYPQLGDHMSEVGLEAALNRWDEPLALGVVDPHDSLSHPAGVSDVQTESATCLDPDQFTNFLIPNWVSGEFLGSTHCNPFPLPEAYSASLERNQKTLEEVNQILRETPLEENRKRELSSALHVYFKDWLYAKNDY